Genomic window (Marinobacter fonticola):
ACCGACCTGGTGTGCAGTTGACCTGCGGGACGGCAATCAGGCGCTAGTCAAACCCATGACCGTGGCTCAGAAGCAGCGCCTATTCGACTTGCTGGTCAAGCTGGGTTTCAAGGAAATCGAGATCGGCTTTCCGGCGGCGAGCCAGCCGGATTTTGATTTTTGCCGCAAACTGATCGAAGAAGATCGCGTGCCGGACGATGTGCGTATCCAGGTGCTGACCCAGGCGCGTCCTGAATTGATCGCGCGGACGTATGAAGCCTTGCAGGGCGCGAAGAATGCCATCGTGCACGTCTACAATTCCACCTCCACCGTTCAGCGCGAAAAAGTCTTCGGCCTGGATCGCGCCGGTATCCGCGAAATCGCGGTCAACGGAGCGCGCGTCGTTAAAGCCCTTGCCGATAAGCAGCCGGGCACGAATTGGACGTTCCAGTATTCGCCGGAAAGCTTTACCGGCACCGAACTGGACTACGCTGCCGAGGTGATCGATGCGGTGAACGACGTCTGGCGCCCGGACCAGGGCCAGGAGGTCATCATCAATCTGCCGGCCACCGTAGAAATGGCGACCCCGAACATTTTTGCCGACCAGATCGAATGGATCTGCGATCACGTGAAATACCGCGAACACATCCAAATCAGCGTGCATACTCACAATGACCGCGGCTGCGCGGTTGCCGCCGCCGAGCTGGCTGTCATGGCCGGCGCCGATCGTGTCGAGGGCACGCTGATGGGGAACGGTGAGCGTACTGGCAACATGGATCTGGTGACCATGGCCATGAATCTCTATTCCCAAGGTATCGATCCGTTGCTCGACCTGTCCGGCATGGCCGAGATCACCGACGTGGTGGAGGCTTGCACCGAGATTCAAACCCATCCGCGCCATCCCTATGCGGGCGAACTGGTTTTCACTGCCTTCTCCGGTAGCCACCAAGATGCGATTCGCAAATGCCTGACCCCGTATCAGGAAGGTGACAAATGGGAAATCGCTTATCTGCCGATCGACCCGCGTGACCTGGGCCGTCGTTACGAAGAAGTGGTGCGGATCAACAGTCAATCCGGGAAGGGCGGTGTTGCCTATGTGCTGGAACGCGATTACAAGATTTCCATGCCGCGCTGGCTGCAGATCGAGTTCAGTAAGGTTGTTCAGCTAGCCGCGGAAACCGAAGGCGGGGAAGTGGATTCCGATACCATCCACCGCCTGTTTGAGGACAAGTACCTGGCGGTGCGCCCGGAATGGCGTCTGCGGACCTATGATCTGCACCGCACTGACGATGGCGTAACGGCGTCCATCGAGTTTGGCGAGGGTGAGCGGGTCCAGCTTTCGGGCGAAGGGCTAGGCGCTGTCGAAGCTGTCGCTGCGGGACTCGAGAGCCGCTACGGCATCACGCTGGCGGTCGAGGCTTACGATGAGTTTGCCTTGAGCGAAGGCACTAATGCCAATGCGATGGCCTGCATTCGCATCCAAGTCGATGGCTCGCCTCACAGTGCTGCAGCGCTGGCTGAGGACACCACGTCCGCAACCTTGCAGGCGCTGCTCTCGGCGGTGGCTAATCATGTTGCTGTAGCTGCACCGGAGAATGCCCGTACAAGCACCGCTTGAGGGTCTAGTGAACTTGGAGGAGGCCGTGAACAAAAAGCGCTGTTCAGCCTTCTGCATCCTCCGCGCGAAGCGTAGTTCAGAGCGGAACACGCAAACGAAAAAAGCCGGCACATTCGTGTCGGCTTTTTGGTGTGCCAGCCAAACCGTGGCTGGCGGTCAACGCTATTATCAGACCGGAGTTACGTTTTCGGCCTGCGGACCTTTCGGGCCCTGAGTCACGGTGAACTGAACCTGCTGACCTTCAGCCAGCGTACGGAAGCCAGAGGAATTGATCGCGCTGTAGTGAACGAATACGTCACTGCCGCCGTCCTGAGCGATAAAGCCAAAGCCCTTGGATTCGTTGAACCACTTAACATGGCCGGTTTTAGTATCTGACATGAATCTTTCCTGTATTCCTGAGTTTTAAGCCCACAACGGGACGCGCCTCTTCCCCATACAGAAGAGCCGGGTTGCTGAGAATTACACAGAGTACTGAGGGAAGGGACCAACGCAGAGCAATTCAAGCCGACCGTGGTAACGCTTTCACCGAATACCGCTGTCTTTCACAGCGAATTTAGTATAGACCGTGTCCGAGGACCGTCAAAGAAAAATTTTAGCCGGAAAAACAGCGTCTTCCGGCTTATAGCAGGTTCATTTCCGAGGGGCTGTGAGCGGCGTTTTGGGGGTGCGTTTGGGTAGAACCCTAATGCCTGTCTTGCTCATAGATAGCTGTAAGTTCGCCGCTTTATGTTTTGAATTTTCGATCTTTCGTGGTCATCTCACGTGATACTTTTGTCGGTCGGAGCTTGGGGTCAGTGACGGAATCGATGCTGAATGTCTTCCAGAATGGTCGGGTCATCGATCGTCGATGGCACGGCGTAGTTTTCGCCGTCAGCGATGCTGCGCAGGACTCGCCGCAAAATTTTTCCTGACCGAGTTTTTGGCAGCCGGTCGACGATCATGGCTCGCCGAAAACAGGCGATGGCGCCGATGCTCTCACGCACCATTTCCACAAGCTCTTCTTCAAGTTCGTCGTGCTCGATCATCGCGCCGTCTTTGAGCAGAACCAGTCCAACCGGTAGCTGGCCTTTCATTTCATCTTGAACGCCAATGACGCAGCATTCCGCTACCGCCGGGTGCGAGGCCACGACTTCTTCCATTTCTCCGGTGGATAGGCGATGCCCGGCAACGTTAATGACGTCATCCGTGCGTCCCATGATAAAGACATAGCCGTCTTCGTCGATATAACCACCATCACCGGAGCTGTAGTAGCCGGGCAGCGGAGACAGATAGGTTTCGATAAATCGGCTAGGGTCACCCCAGATACCGGTTAGACATCCCGGTGGCAATGGCAGCTTGACGGCCACTTGGCCCTGATCGCCCCGGCGTGTGGGTGAACCCTTGAAGTTGAGGACCTGGACGTTGTAACCCGGCGAGGGTACCGTCGCCGAGCCGGGCTTGGGTGCCATCGTTTCAATGCCAACAGGGTTGCAGCAAATGGCCCAGCCGGTTTCCGTCTGCCACCAGTGATCGAGGATCGGCAGTCCGGTTTTCTCCCGCAGCCATTCGTAGGTCGGTGGGTCGAGGCGTTCGCCCGCCAGAAGAATGCGTTTTAGCGATCCGATGTCGTAACGGTGGAGGGCATCAGCCTCCGGGTCTTCTTTACGCACTGCGCGGAATGCCGTTGGCGCAGTGAACAGGATATTGACCCGGTGATCGGCGACCACACGCCAGAAAGCGCCGGCATCCGGCGTTTTGACCGGTTTTCCCTCGTAAAGAACAGTGGTGCAGCCGGTGATCAGCGGTCCGTATACGATATAGCTGTGGCCCACGACCCAGCCCACGTCGGAAGCGGCCCAGAATACGTCGCCGGGCTCGGCGCCATAAACGAGGTCCATGCTGTAGCGCATGGCCACGGCGTGCCCGCCGTGATCTCTCACCACGCCCTTTGGCTTGCCGGTGGTGCCGGAGGTATAGAGGATGTAAAGCGGGTCGGTGGCGCGTACCGGCACGGGGTCTACCGGCTCGGCATTGGCTTCCAGCTCGCTCCAGTCGAAATCGCGGCCGTCGACCAGGGCCGCGGTGACTTGCGAGCGCTGCAGTACGATGCAGCACTCCGGCTTGTGCCCGGCCTTATCGATAGCCGCGTCGACCAATGGTTTGTAGGGAATGACCTTCTGGATTTCGATGCCGCAGGATGCCGTGAGAATGGCTTTGGGGGTGGCATCGTCGATCCGCACCGCCAGTTCGTGGGCCGCGAAACCGCCAAAAACGACGGAGTGAATGGCGCCCAGACGGGCGCAGGCAAGCATGGCCACCACCGCTTCGGGAATCATCGGCATGTAAACGATGACCCGGTCGCCCTTGGTTATACCGCGCTCCTGTAAGGCCCCGGCGAAGCGCGCGACACGGGCGTGCAGCTCCGCGTAGCTGAAGCTCTGCTGTTGGCCGGTGACCGGCGAGTCGTAGATCAGTGCAGTCTGCTCACCGCGCCCATTACGCAAGTGAGCATCCAAAGCCAGGTCGCAGGTATTGAGTTCACCGTCCTCGAACCAGGTGTAGGTGTTCGGGTCGACGCGGGTGAGAATTTTTTCCGGCGTGCGGTACCAAT
Coding sequences:
- the leuA gene encoding 2-isopropylmalate synthase, which translates into the protein MGFDHRKYVAFQPVRKTDRRWPDQVIQHAPTWCAVDLRDGNQALVKPMTVAQKQRLFDLLVKLGFKEIEIGFPAASQPDFDFCRKLIEEDRVPDDVRIQVLTQARPELIARTYEALQGAKNAIVHVYNSTSTVQREKVFGLDRAGIREIAVNGARVVKALADKQPGTNWTFQYSPESFTGTELDYAAEVIDAVNDVWRPDQGQEVIINLPATVEMATPNIFADQIEWICDHVKYREHIQISVHTHNDRGCAVAAAELAVMAGADRVEGTLMGNGERTGNMDLVTMAMNLYSQGIDPLLDLSGMAEITDVVEACTEIQTHPRHPYAGELVFTAFSGSHQDAIRKCLTPYQEGDKWEIAYLPIDPRDLGRRYEEVVRINSQSGKGGVAYVLERDYKISMPRWLQIEFSKVVQLAAETEGGEVDSDTIHRLFEDKYLAVRPEWRLRTYDLHRTDDGVTASIEFGEGERVQLSGEGLGAVEAVAAGLESRYGITLAVEAYDEFALSEGTNANAMACIRIQVDGSPHSAAALAEDTTSATLQALLSAVANHVAVAAPENARTSTA
- a CDS encoding cold-shock protein, with the protein product MSDTKTGHVKWFNESKGFGFIAQDGGSDVFVHYSAINSSGFRTLAEGQQVQFTVTQGPKGPQAENVTPV
- a CDS encoding propionyl-CoA synthetase — its product is MSYRDEFQRSIQDPEGFWKDKAQLIDWYRTPEKILTRVDPNTYTWFEDGELNTCDLALDAHLRNGRGEQTALIYDSPVTGQQQSFSYAELHARVARFAGALQERGITKGDRVIVYMPMIPEAVVAMLACARLGAIHSVVFGGFAAHELAVRIDDATPKAILTASCGIEIQKVIPYKPLVDAAIDKAGHKPECCIVLQRSQVTAALVDGRDFDWSELEANAEPVDPVPVRATDPLYILYTSGTTGKPKGVVRDHGGHAVAMRYSMDLVYGAEPGDVFWAASDVGWVVGHSYIVYGPLITGCTTVLYEGKPVKTPDAGAFWRVVADHRVNILFTAPTAFRAVRKEDPEADALHRYDIGSLKRILLAGERLDPPTYEWLREKTGLPILDHWWQTETGWAICCNPVGIETMAPKPGSATVPSPGYNVQVLNFKGSPTRRGDQGQVAVKLPLPPGCLTGIWGDPSRFIETYLSPLPGYYSSGDGGYIDEDGYVFIMGRTDDVINVAGHRLSTGEMEEVVASHPAVAECCVIGVQDEMKGQLPVGLVLLKDGAMIEHDELEEELVEMVRESIGAIACFRRAMIVDRLPKTRSGKILRRVLRSIADGENYAVPSTIDDPTILEDIQHRFRH